A stretch of the Arvicanthis niloticus isolate mArvNil1 chromosome 30, mArvNil1.pat.X, whole genome shotgun sequence genome encodes the following:
- the LOC143440658 gene encoding leukocyte immunoglobulin-like receptor subfamily A member 5: MAFTFMFLLCLGLSTRSRIPALTGFFDNKPILSALLRPMMTPGESVTLKCFSQEEYDMFIVTKEGEQKHSMIMKSQKTYVGQFQALFSVGPVTRNGSGTFKCYGYYKANPQVWSEPSDHLDIYVSGSPGTIVPSQNVSKAKTASETQDHTVENLIRMGMVGLVIIILGILLFEAWHSHRQNHHAPGGNQKRKSTSF; encoded by the exons ATGGCTTTCACCTTcatgttcctgctctgtttgg GACTGAGTACCAGATCCAGGATCCCTGCGCTGACCG gATTCTTTGACAATAAACCAATCCTATCAGCCTTATTGAGACCTATGATGACCCCAGGAGAGAGTGTAACCCTCAAGTGTTTTTCACAAGAGGAATATGACATGTTCATTGTGACCAAAGAAGGAGAACAGAAGCACTCCATGATCATGAAGTCACAGAAGACATATGTTGGGCAATTTCAGGCCCTGTTTTCTGTGGGTCCTGTGACTCGAAACGGTAGTGGAACATTCAAATGTTATGGATACTACAAGGCAAACCCACAGGTTTGGTCAGAACCCAGTGACCATCTGGATATATATGTCTCAG GATCACCTGGGACCATCGTTCCATCTCAGAACGTGTCTAAAGCCAAGACAG CCTCAGAGACCCAGGATCACACAGTGGAAAATCTCATCAGAATGGGGATGGTTGGTTTGGTCATCATAATCCTTGGAATTCTGCTGTTTGAAGCTTGGCACAGCCATAGGCAGAACCACCATGCACCAGGAGGTAATCAGAAGAGAAAAAGTACATCTTTCTAG